One region of Bacteroidota bacterium genomic DNA includes:
- a CDS encoding sodium:proton antiporter produces the protein METIYQDILTYSIYGSAIVLVLIGLYAVLMKKNLTKIVIGLSIVDSGLHLLFVAIGYVHNGTAPIFSPAAIDKANKMVDPVPQALVLTAIVIGFAVTAVALSLVIRLYKHHNTARIDQIKSLKW, from the coding sequence ATGGAAACAATATATCAAGATATACTTACCTACAGTATTTACGGTTCCGCAATAGTTTTGGTACTTATCGGATTGTATGCTGTATTAATGAAAAAGAATCTGACAAAAATAGTTATCGGACTTTCTATTGTTGATTCGGGCTTGCACCTTTTGTTTGTGGCTATTGGTTATGTTCATAACGGAACAGCTCCGATATTTTCGCCGGCGGCAATCGACAAAGCCAATAAAATGGTTGATCCTGTTCCTCAGGCATTGGTTCTTACTGCTATCGTAATCGGTTTTGCCGTTACAGCAGTTGCACTTTCGCTGGTAATCAGACTCTACAAACACCATAACACAGCACGTATTGACCAAATAAAATCTTTAAAATGGTAA
- a CDS encoding Na(+)/H(+) antiporter subunit B, producing MRKYLVIGLLAIIGYFLIGAFAEIPFGANRIGDPAAESTVSGYYLNNTVPKTKVANVITAIVVNYRGFDTLGEVTVLFLAVTGLGSILFRRKEEGEADRIQLSASPLINSGAKLLYPMVVLLGIYVFIHGHLTPGGGFQGGAIIATGFLLMMISYRDFKVSHGKLAWVESLAGITFVTLGFWGLFSGGTFLENFLPNGEVNQLISGGVIPVIYIAVGLKVAAELIGVLDTLLKIKPEQR from the coding sequence ATGAGAAAGTATTTAGTAATAGGGTTATTGGCAATAATCGGGTATTTTTTGATCGGAGCATTTGCCGAAATACCTTTTGGTGCAAATAGAATTGGAGATCCTGCAGCAGAAAGTACTGTAAGTGGATACTACCTTAATAACACAGTTCCAAAGACAAAGGTAGCAAATGTAATTACCGCAATAGTGGTAAATTATCGTGGCTTTGATACTCTTGGAGAGGTGACAGTTTTATTTTTAGCAGTTACCGGATTGGGAAGTATTCTTTTCCGCAGAAAAGAAGAAGGTGAAGCAGATAGAATTCAACTTTCGGCAAGTCCGCTTATCAATTCAGGAGCAAAACTTCTCTATCCGATGGTGGTTCTGTTGGGAATCTATGTTTTCATTCACGGGCATCTTACTCCCGGTGGAGGTTTCCAGGGAGGAGCAATTATTGCCACCGGTTTTCTGTTGATGATGATTTCTTACAGAGATTTCAAAGTTAGTCACGGAAAGTTGGCCTGGGTTGAGAGTTTGGCAGGTATCACTTTTGTAACTCTTGGTTTTTGGGGGTTATTTTCCGGAGGGACTTTTCTGGAAAACTTCTTGCCAAATGGAGAAGTAAATCAACTTATCAGTGGTGGAGTTATTCCGGTAATTTACATAGCTGTAGGTTTAAAAGTTGCTGCCGAGTTGATTGGAGTTCTGGATACATTATTAAAAATTAAACCTGAACAGAGGTAA